A portion of the uncultured Draconibacterium sp. genome contains these proteins:
- a CDS encoding RagB/SusD family nutrient uptake outer membrane protein: MKNHTKIVTILISIVLFFTACQELEMEQDTDITDGLLWSNPSYVENYVIDIISEMPSGFNTREFGWTFYANATDEAENSNARTSIQNMNSGNWNSTTGFIDNIWNHYYGGIYKVNLFLEKTADITYENFEPGQRTLYLSRLEYFKAEVRFLRALFYYELIKHYGGVVLLGDNSVQNLEDVSSDAFAAGRSTFAQCANYVISECDYLIDNELLPLLDEGADQGRPNGTAAKAIKCKTQLLLASPVYHKEITEGSSEQMNYWKAVAATAEDIAFDKIFSFGPYDKYDGTSPEVILGYRHKNINQLEKRNFPIGSEGIDVSLGSTNPTQNLVDAYRMKNGLHIDDPNSGYDPTNPYENRDDRLKQTILYNGAAWNERNVDPRTIEIFRGGRDGMDRDYGTKTGYYLKKYIDPTLDLRQGQGSNREWPIFRFADIILIWAEAVNEVWGPTDRGDSYLTATTILNQTIVRHGGLDELPLAGISQDELRERIREERFIELAFEGQRAWDLRRWGIADDVLSQPVYKMEVTKNADGTFNYVKQKLEDRYFEERMNLYPIPQRDVSNGLMQNGGW, encoded by the coding sequence ATGAAGAATCATACAAAAATAGTAACGATATTAATTTCCATTGTTCTGTTTTTTACGGCTTGCCAGGAACTGGAAATGGAACAAGACACCGATATTACGGATGGATTGCTCTGGAGTAATCCCAGCTATGTTGAAAACTATGTTATTGATATTATTAGCGAAATGCCATCTGGGTTTAATACACGGGAATTTGGTTGGACTTTTTATGCTAATGCTACCGATGAAGCAGAAAATTCGAATGCCAGAACATCAATACAAAACATGAATTCGGGAAACTGGAATTCAACTACCGGATTTATTGATAATATTTGGAACCATTACTATGGTGGTATTTATAAGGTAAACTTGTTTCTGGAAAAAACAGCTGACATTACCTATGAAAACTTTGAACCAGGACAAAGAACACTCTATCTTTCCCGATTGGAGTATTTTAAAGCAGAGGTTCGCTTTTTACGTGCTTTATTTTATTATGAACTGATTAAACATTATGGAGGAGTAGTCTTGCTGGGAGATAATTCAGTTCAAAATCTTGAAGATGTGAGTAGTGATGCATTTGCTGCCGGTAGATCAACCTTTGCCCAATGTGCAAACTACGTAATTAGCGAATGCGATTATTTGATAGACAACGAGTTACTTCCTTTGTTGGATGAAGGAGCTGACCAGGGGCGTCCTAACGGAACTGCTGCCAAAGCAATAAAATGTAAAACGCAGTTGTTGTTGGCAAGTCCGGTTTATCACAAAGAAATTACAGAAGGGTCATCGGAGCAGATGAATTACTGGAAGGCAGTGGCTGCAACTGCTGAAGACATCGCCTTTGACAAAATCTTTTCTTTCGGGCCATATGACAAATATGATGGAACAAGTCCTGAAGTTATTCTTGGCTATCGTCATAAAAACATTAATCAACTGGAAAAAAGGAATTTTCCAATCGGTAGCGAGGGAATTGATGTTTCGTTAGGAAGCACAAATCCAACTCAAAACCTGGTGGATGCCTATCGTATGAAAAACGGATTACACATCGATGATCCAAATTCCGGTTATGATCCTACCAATCCATATGAGAATCGCGACGATCGTTTAAAACAAACCATTTTATATAATGGAGCCGCTTGGAACGAACGGAATGTGGATCCGCGTACAATTGAGATTTTTAGAGGAGGGCGTGATGGAATGGATCGCGATTACGGTACAAAAACCGGCTATTATTTGAAAAAATACATTGATCCGACATTAGACCTACGTCAGGGACAAGGTTCAAACCGCGAATGGCCAATATTCCGTTTTGCCGATATTATTTTGATCTGGGCGGAAGCTGTCAATGAAGTTTGGGGACCAACAGACCGTGGTGATTCTTACCTTACTGCAACAACTATTTTGAACCAAACAATTGTTCGTCACGGTGGTCTGGATGAATTACCACTGGCAGGAATTAGTCAAGATGAGCTAAGAGAACGTATCCGCGAAGAGCGTTTTATCGAGTTGGCATTTGAGGGGCAACGTGCCTGGGATTTACGTCGTTGGGGAATTGCCGATGATGTATTAAGTCAACCCGTTTATAAAATGGAAGTGACCAAAAATGCTGATGGAACATTCAATTACGTGAAACAAAAACTGGAAGACCGGTATTTTGAAGAGCGAATGAATTTATATCCGATTCCACAACGAGACGTTAGCAACGGTCTTATGCAAAATGGTGGATGGTAG
- a CDS encoding glycoside hydrolase — protein MHLLLKLNITLVIISVLSANLFGQDNIEPVAYYSFNNDNIADEKEYSELFLRNKTSLYNDSERGPVLRFNSESKSYAAINKNLLNSDSCTISFYFFWESTDAGSWHQLFEVFDSETKSNFFFTPQNGWGNNMCSVISDKKEYSLYQAVNAPQLVKNEWLHVAITIAKQNVTVFINGEEKSRGYLTFTPSTLQADSLFFGGNPHRSDNFYISARLDDIKIYHKALATNQVAALYNEKEIPPAENNTTNWDAIGSPLDIEIDLSDKKQTIQNFGASDGWNTERIGKYWPEDKKEKLAELLFSTEKDEYGDPVGIGLSAWRFNIGAGTAEQGEASRISIEDRRTECFLNPDGATYNWNKQIGQQYFLRKAAIDYNVNHIIGWQNSPPVIYTKNNLGFRDIGTPTSTILEAEHFDEFARFLGDIVEHFSIEGVHFDYISPLNEPQYNWSPSEAEGTVTQEGTPWTNQEIHDVVKAIGNEFSDRNIETKLFVTEAGSIHYHTSGSGHASSQLNKFWNQSSSYSLLGTPAFANIVSYHSYWKDFGTELVSQRENFYNQSQLLNPVPEAWQTEYSLLGEGYNNGYPEEYKLSEMECALSLARVIMIDLNVANTTGWQWWTTFEKGKHGGEARYCLIEAFTEDDSSDGFYYLNKLFYTFGNFSHFIRPGMKRLGIFRSDNLKAYQEISDVMFSAYTTSSEDKIVMIAVNTTADTRKVNLTLKNSSGKELDEPLVYLTDAYTSLSVQDVNWASNEIIVPAHSVLTLTADLEVVSSIENKIPESVFWAQYVVSEDIIDASIKNNSHVTCVKLYSVTGKLIQVKELGYGQQKVTFSTSHLPDGIYLVCGEGNYFNETKKVVVVRQ, from the coding sequence ATGCATCTGCTTTTAAAGCTTAATATTACTTTAGTTATAATCTCTGTTCTTTCTGCAAACTTGTTTGGGCAAGATAACATTGAACCAGTTGCATATTATTCATTTAATAATGACAACATTGCAGACGAGAAAGAATATTCTGAGCTGTTTCTTCGGAATAAAACGAGCTTATACAACGATTCGGAAAGAGGTCCTGTGCTTCGTTTTAATTCCGAATCAAAAAGTTATGCTGCAATAAACAAAAACCTTTTAAACTCTGATTCGTGTACCATTTCGTTTTACTTCTTTTGGGAGAGTACAGACGCTGGATCATGGCATCAACTGTTTGAGGTATTCGATTCCGAAACAAAATCAAACTTTTTCTTTACTCCACAAAACGGATGGGGGAATAATATGTGTTCTGTTATTAGCGATAAAAAGGAATACAGCCTATACCAGGCGGTGAACGCGCCTCAATTAGTGAAGAATGAGTGGCTTCACGTAGCCATAACTATTGCAAAGCAAAATGTTACAGTTTTCATTAATGGCGAGGAAAAGTCAAGAGGGTACTTAACATTTACTCCTTCTACTCTCCAGGCTGATTCTCTATTTTTTGGCGGTAATCCGCATCGATCAGACAACTTTTATATTTCAGCCCGTTTAGATGATATTAAAATTTACCATAAAGCATTAGCTACTAATCAGGTGGCTGCATTATACAATGAGAAGGAAATTCCTCCGGCAGAAAACAACACTACAAATTGGGACGCAATTGGAAGTCCGTTAGATATTGAAATTGACTTATCCGATAAAAAGCAAACCATTCAAAACTTTGGAGCCTCTGATGGATGGAATACCGAACGAATTGGAAAATATTGGCCCGAAGACAAAAAGGAAAAATTAGCCGAGCTATTATTCAGCACCGAGAAGGATGAATATGGCGACCCTGTCGGAATTGGTTTATCAGCGTGGCGTTTTAATATAGGAGCAGGTACTGCAGAACAGGGCGAAGCGAGTAGAATTAGTATTGAAGACCGAAGAACGGAATGTTTTCTTAACCCGGATGGCGCAACTTATAACTGGAATAAACAAATCGGACAGCAATACTTTTTAAGGAAGGCTGCAATTGATTATAATGTAAATCATATTATAGGGTGGCAAAATAGTCCTCCTGTAATTTATACGAAAAATAATTTGGGTTTTAGAGATATTGGAACCCCTACATCAACTATTCTGGAAGCAGAACATTTTGATGAATTTGCCCGTTTTTTAGGTGATATAGTGGAGCATTTCAGCATCGAAGGAGTACATTTTGATTATATAAGTCCCTTAAACGAACCACAGTACAACTGGAGCCCGTCTGAAGCTGAAGGAACGGTAACGCAGGAAGGTACACCATGGACAAATCAGGAGATCCATGATGTAGTTAAGGCGATTGGAAACGAATTTTCAGATCGGAATATCGAAACGAAATTGTTTGTTACTGAAGCGGGGTCAATTCATTATCATACAAGTGGGAGTGGGCATGCTTCAAGTCAGTTAAATAAGTTCTGGAATCAATCTTCCTCTTATTCCTTACTAGGGACACCTGCATTTGCAAACATAGTGTCGTACCACAGTTACTGGAAAGATTTTGGTACTGAGCTGGTTAGTCAACGGGAAAATTTCTACAACCAGTCGCAGTTATTAAACCCGGTTCCTGAAGCCTGGCAAACCGAATATTCGTTGCTGGGAGAAGGTTACAATAACGGTTATCCGGAGGAATACAAGCTTTCTGAAATGGAATGTGCGTTATCACTGGCACGGGTGATTATGATCGATTTGAATGTAGCCAATACTACGGGGTGGCAATGGTGGACAACCTTTGAAAAAGGGAAACATGGAGGTGAAGCACGGTATTGTTTGATTGAAGCTTTTACTGAAGATGATAGCTCGGATGGTTTTTATTACCTAAATAAATTGTTCTATACGTTTGGTAATTTCTCACATTTTATCCGTCCGGGAATGAAGCGATTAGGTATTTTCCGCTCCGATAATCTAAAGGCTTATCAGGAAATTTCGGATGTAATGTTTTCTGCTTATACCACTTCTTCTGAGGATAAAATCGTGATGATAGCGGTAAACACAACCGCCGATACAAGGAAAGTGAATTTGACACTTAAAAATTCGTCAGGAAAAGAATTAGATGAGCCCTTGGTTTATCTAACCGATGCTTACACAAGTTTATCTGTTCAGGATGTGAATTGGGCATCAAATGAAATTATAGTTCCTGCTCATTCTGTCCTAACGTTAACAGCCGATCTGGAAGTAGTATCTTCTATTGAAAATAAAATACCAGAATCGGTTTTTTGGGCTCAATATGTTGTTTCAGAAGATATTATAGATGCTTCGATAAAAAATAATTCTCATGTCACATGCGTGAAACTATATTCAGTAACTGGTAAATTAATTCAAGTAAAAGAACTGGGGTACGGACAGCAAAAAGTTACTTTCTCAACTTCGCATTTACCTGATGGTATTTACCTCGTATGCGGAGAAGGCAATTATTTCAACGAAACAAAAAAAGTAGTTGTTGTCAGGCAGTAA
- a CDS encoding SusC/RagA family TonB-linked outer membrane protein, with protein sequence MKKNIKIFMFSVVLGMLSLTGRSQTDTIPVNSEEIYKEKIDIAYGTQEKQNISSAISTVSGDELVKGAVSNFGNTLFGKLSGLFVFQGSGEPGNDSPTLRVRGATQDPLIIIDGFERDMTNIAPEEVESVSVLKDAAATALYGMKGANGAILITTKRGRIQKGTINVTLQSGVQTPQATMGVLGASEYMNYYNQAALNDGLPQKYSANDIAAAGSSPRYPDVDWQDLVLKDYTNVSKANVEFMGGSDFVRYFVNFGFLYNNGIYKPENPDFNSNTSLLRMNIRSNIDVSITKSTTFSIDLAGSINRNVYPADNTNRIWTSLLTLPPNAMNPVNPDGSYGGSSLHLNNPLGMLETSGRNTAMNQFLNAGFRLKQNLDFISEGLSASVGYVLDNGATNSDGNWRYFVVKQIASGTGDDYNYYSYREDTQYNQWSNASSKRYASVDADITYTMPQHNGNKLDVILRAQSDKQYRTNQDLSPYLTNNFGARIQYSKNDKYLLEAAASYYGSDQYADGNKYGFFPSVSAGWVFSNEDFAGDSKMFTYGKLRASYGISGYNRYENGRYPFMQFYVDGGDFPLGTDWNWFYGIKPGMLANEDIGWEIANNLNVGVEMEFFSKISLEADYFNNKRSDVLYIDYTHPAVSGATLPYENIGKLTDTGFDMKIGYASQKSGFNWYADLMFSYYKSTVDEMGEALNTGELENLNKTGNSVTAIYGYETQGYFESEADIQSSPVQTFGTPRVGDLKYADQNNDNIIDSRDKVVIGDSRPNMDLGLKLGFTWNNFDAEAFLQGQFNNDINLSGNAMTQPFIHGNAVNEIVAEDGFPALSLSNMNNYQASSYWVRNGDFVKLRNFEVGYTLSKTTLTRLQMEKVRFFVRAVNALTLSNWDYTDPEYTSIGYPPMKSYLLGVNLNF encoded by the coding sequence ATGAAAAAAAATATAAAAATATTTATGTTCTCTGTTGTTCTGGGCATGTTATCTCTAACCGGAAGGTCTCAAACTGATACCATACCTGTGAACAGCGAAGAAATATATAAAGAAAAGATCGATATTGCCTACGGTACGCAGGAGAAACAAAATATTTCCTCTGCCATATCAACTGTTTCAGGTGATGAATTGGTTAAAGGTGCAGTATCGAACTTTGGGAATACTTTATTTGGTAAACTTTCCGGGCTTTTTGTATTTCAGGGAAGTGGAGAACCTGGCAATGACTCTCCTACGCTTAGAGTGAGAGGAGCAACCCAGGATCCCCTGATAATTATCGATGGTTTTGAAAGAGATATGACAAATATCGCACCTGAAGAAGTTGAATCTGTTTCCGTATTAAAAGATGCAGCAGCAACAGCATTGTACGGTATGAAAGGTGCAAATGGAGCTATTCTTATAACTACAAAACGAGGACGAATCCAAAAGGGTACAATCAACGTTACTCTACAGTCGGGTGTACAAACACCACAAGCTACCATGGGAGTTTTGGGAGCGTCGGAGTACATGAACTATTACAACCAGGCCGCATTAAATGATGGTCTTCCGCAGAAATATTCAGCAAATGATATTGCAGCGGCTGGTAGTTCACCACGCTACCCTGATGTAGATTGGCAAGATCTGGTACTAAAAGATTATACAAATGTATCGAAAGCTAATGTAGAATTTATGGGTGGTTCGGATTTCGTTCGCTACTTTGTTAATTTTGGATTTCTATATAACAATGGCATTTATAAACCGGAAAATCCTGATTTTAATTCAAACACCAGTTTGCTGCGAATGAATATTCGATCGAATATTGATGTGAGCATTACTAAAAGTACTACATTTTCTATAGACCTGGCAGGTAGCATTAATAGAAATGTTTATCCTGCGGACAATACCAACCGGATTTGGACCTCTTTGCTAACGCTTCCGCCAAATGCAATGAATCCTGTAAATCCTGATGGTAGTTACGGCGGTTCATCTCTTCACCTAAACAATCCTTTAGGAATGCTTGAAACCTCAGGACGAAATACTGCCATGAATCAATTTTTGAATGCAGGTTTTAGATTAAAGCAGAATTTAGATTTTATTTCTGAAGGACTTTCCGCAAGCGTGGGATATGTGCTGGATAATGGTGCTACAAATAGCGATGGTAACTGGCGATACTTTGTGGTAAAACAAATCGCTTCCGGTACAGGAGATGACTATAACTATTATTCATACCGGGAAGATACTCAATACAATCAGTGGAGTAATGCTTCCAGTAAACGATATGCTAGTGTTGATGCTGATATTACGTATACCATGCCTCAACATAACGGAAATAAGCTTGATGTGATATTGCGTGCACAGAGTGACAAACAATACAGAACAAATCAAGATCTTTCGCCATACCTAACCAATAACTTTGGTGCCAGAATTCAGTATTCAAAAAATGATAAATATCTATTGGAAGCTGCTGCTAGTTATTATGGTTCTGATCAGTATGCTGATGGTAATAAATATGGTTTCTTCCCATCTGTTTCGGCAGGCTGGGTATTCTCGAACGAAGATTTTGCGGGTGATAGCAAAATGTTCACTTACGGGAAACTAAGAGCATCTTACGGAATAAGTGGCTATAACAGATACGAAAATGGAAGATATCCTTTTATGCAGTTTTATGTAGACGGTGGCGATTTTCCATTAGGAACGGACTGGAACTGGTTTTATGGAATTAAACCAGGAATGTTAGCCAATGAAGATATTGGTTGGGAGATTGCTAACAATTTAAATGTAGGAGTGGAAATGGAATTTTTTAGTAAAATTTCATTGGAAGCAGACTACTTTAATAATAAGCGCAGCGATGTACTGTATATCGATTACACTCATCCTGCAGTTTCAGGAGCCACACTCCCATACGAAAATATTGGAAAACTTACCGACACCGGATTCGATATGAAAATTGGATACGCTTCACAAAAATCCGGTTTTAACTGGTATGCTGATCTAATGTTCTCTTATTATAAGAGTACTGTTGATGAAATGGGAGAGGCTTTGAATACGGGAGAACTGGAAAATCTGAATAAAACGGGGAATTCTGTTACTGCCATATACGGTTACGAAACACAGGGGTATTTCGAAAGTGAAGCAGATATTCAATCTTCACCAGTACAAACATTTGGAACACCAAGAGTTGGCGATTTAAAATATGCGGATCAGAATAACGACAATATAATCGATTCGAGAGATAAAGTTGTTATAGGTGATTCGCGCCCGAATATGGATTTAGGCTTAAAACTTGGTTTTACCTGGAATAACTTCGATGCCGAAGCATTTCTACAGGGGCAATTTAATAACGATATCAATCTGTCAGGAAATGCAATGACACAACCTTTTATTCATGGTAATGCCGTAAATGAAATTGTTGCTGAGGATGGTTTCCCGGCTCTATCACTTAGTAATATGAATAATTATCAAGCTTCATCATATTGGGTGAGAAATGGTGATTTTGTAAAACTAAGAAACTTCGAAGTAGGGTATACCTTATCTAAAACAACCTTAACACGCCTACAAATGGAAAAAGTAAGGTTCTTTGTCAGGGCTGTGAATGCTCTCACTCTCAGTAATTGGGATTATACAGATCCGGAATACACCTCTATTGGATATCCTCCAATGAAATCGTACTTACTCGGAGTTAACTTGAACTTTTAG
- a CDS encoding RagB/SusD family nutrient uptake outer membrane protein, producing the protein MKKYITYKFKFIAFIAIVFTLIVSCQKDFLEKPAASDVTLDTIFTSSSNAQQVIFSLYHDRFFSPNNIPLNWWDGWVSWSEIGEDMYFPKANWTMHWQYVDGTMSSASDQFYPIGQLFYAVRSANTYIQKVNEIPVQSASDQTYINRMLGEAHAHVAYQYFKGFRIWGSLPWINTRLEGGEEAIPRMPFDELVDSIVGRLDIAANLLPEQWDDRWTGRFTKTAAKALKAKVLVYAASDLYNGPIPSYASGYEHPEVLGYGSYDQQRWKRAADACKEAIDAAHSAGYALYDGAGEEKNIYELAINLTDEHIMYQTFQSSNSEGGWKYVHNMMNWPYGIGWYNRADLAYQPTFQHVDGYQMKDGKFPIEGYEGGDGTKPIISQAGLDAGYSDQNFAKDRDPRFHENIVYHGSKFGEGYNDKLINFDVDKTVPNRTHGDWSGFASGFMVRKFVNEALGESSTVTYVPVHPIIRLADVYLLYAEALNRYNDGPNSEAISYLNMVRSRSGMPDYDATNYEGSTAEDQFQNAIKYERRVEFYLEAQRYFDLRRWKNGDDLEVAFVGCTVNNGVVSRSNLNWTNNWDDKLYFHPFQNDWVNNTPGLFQNPGY; encoded by the coding sequence ATGAAAAAATATATAACATATAAATTTAAATTTATTGCATTTATTGCAATTGTATTTACACTGATAGTGTCGTGCCAGAAGGATTTCCTTGAAAAACCTGCAGCTAGCGATGTAACTCTGGACACGATATTTACGTCTTCAAGTAATGCTCAGCAGGTAATATTTTCGCTTTATCACGATCGATTCTTTAGCCCAAATAATATCCCGTTAAACTGGTGGGATGGTTGGGTTAGTTGGTCTGAAATTGGTGAAGATATGTATTTTCCTAAGGCTAACTGGACAATGCACTGGCAGTATGTAGATGGAACGATGAGCTCAGCAAGCGATCAATTTTATCCGATCGGTCAATTGTTTTACGCTGTGCGATCAGCCAATACATACATCCAAAAAGTAAATGAAATACCAGTGCAATCTGCATCCGACCAAACTTACATAAACCGGATGTTAGGTGAAGCACATGCACATGTAGCTTACCAATATTTTAAAGGATTCCGAATTTGGGGAAGTTTACCATGGATAAACACCCGATTGGAAGGAGGTGAAGAAGCTATTCCAAGAATGCCTTTTGATGAATTGGTTGATAGCATTGTAGGTCGACTTGATATAGCAGCAAATTTATTGCCTGAACAATGGGATGATCGCTGGACAGGTCGTTTTACAAAAACTGCCGCAAAGGCATTAAAAGCCAAAGTGTTGGTATATGCTGCTAGCGACTTATACAATGGACCAATTCCATCGTATGCATCAGGCTACGAACATCCTGAAGTTTTAGGGTACGGAAGTTACGATCAGCAACGTTGGAAACGTGCTGCTGATGCTTGTAAGGAAGCCATTGATGCGGCTCATTCGGCAGGGTATGCCTTGTACGACGGAGCAGGCGAAGAAAAAAATATTTACGAGCTTGCTATAAATTTAACAGATGAACATATTATGTATCAAACTTTCCAATCGTCTAACTCGGAAGGTGGTTGGAAATATGTGCACAACATGATGAACTGGCCATATGGTATTGGTTGGTATAACAGGGCAGACCTTGCTTATCAGCCAACTTTTCAACATGTAGATGGCTACCAAATGAAAGATGGTAAATTTCCTATTGAAGGTTATGAAGGAGGAGATGGCACCAAGCCAATTATATCTCAGGCGGGTTTAGATGCAGGTTACTCTGACCAGAATTTTGCAAAGGATAGAGACCCGCGTTTTCATGAGAACATTGTATACCACGGATCCAAATTTGGTGAAGGTTATAACGATAAATTAATCAATTTTGATGTGGATAAGACTGTGCCGAACAGAACACATGGTGATTGGTCTGGTTTTGCAAGTGGGTTTATGGTTCGTAAATTTGTTAACGAAGCTCTTGGTGAAAGCTCAACAGTTACATACGTACCTGTTCATCCAATAATTCGCCTGGCTGATGTTTACCTACTGTACGCAGAAGCACTAAATAGGTACAATGATGGTCCTAATTCTGAGGCAATCAGTTATTTGAATATGGTTCGATCAAGATCAGGAATGCCTGATTATGATGCAACAAATTATGAAGGGTCGACAGCTGAGGACCAATTCCAAAACGCCATAAAATATGAAAGAAGAGTTGAATTTTACCTTGAAGCTCAGCGCTATTTCGATCTTCGTCGTTGGAAAAATGGTGATGATCTTGAGGTTGCGTTTGTTGGTTGTACTGTAAATAACGGAGTTGTTTCAAGAAGTAATCTGAATTGGACCAATAACTGGGACGACAAGTTATACTTCCATCCATTTCAAAACGATTGGGTAAACAATACTCCGGGACTTTTCCAAAATCCTGGCTATTAA